A window from Acinonyx jubatus isolate Ajub_Pintada_27869175 chromosome E1, VMU_Ajub_asm_v1.0, whole genome shotgun sequence encodes these proteins:
- the KPNB1 gene encoding importin subunit beta-1 codes for MELITILEKTVSPDRLELEAAQKFLERAAVENLPTFLVELSRVLANPGNSQVARVAAGLQIKNSLTSKDPDIKAQYQQRWLAIDANARREVKNYVLQTLGTETYRPSSASQCVAGIACAEIPVNQWPELIPQLVANVTNPNSTEHMKESTLEAIGYICQDIDPEQLQDKSNEILTAIIQGMRKEEPSNNVKLAATNALLNSLEFTKANFDKESERHFIMQVVCEATQCPDTRVRVAALQNLVKIMSLYYQYMETYMGPALFAITIEAMKSDIDEVALQGIEFWSNVCDEEMDLAIEASEAAEQGRPPEHTSKFYAKGALQYLVPILTQTLTKQDENDDDDDWNPCKAAGVCLMLLATCCEDDIVPHVLPFIKEHIKNPDWRYRDAAVMAFGCILEGPEPNQLKPLVIQAMPTLIELMKDPSVVVRDTTAWTVGRICELLPEAAINDVYLTPLLQCLIEGLSAEPRVASNVCWAFSSLAEAAYEAADVADDQEEPATYCLSSSFELIVQKLLETTDRPDGHQNNLRSSAYESLMEIVKNSAKDCYPAVQKTTLVIMERLQQVLQMESHIQSTSDRIQFNDLQSLLCATLQNVLRKVQHQDALQISDVVMASLLRMFQSTAGSGGVQEDALMAVSTLVEVLGGEFLKYMEAFKPFLGIGLKNYAEYQVCLAAVGLVGDLCRALQSNILPFCDEVMQLLLENLGNENVHRSVKPQILSVFGDIALAIGGEFKKYLEVVLNTLQQASQAQVDKSDYDMVDYLNELREGCLEAYTGIVQGLKGDQENVHPDVMLVQPRVEFILSFIDHIAGDEDHTDGVVACAAGLIGDLCTAFGKDVLKLVEARPMIHELLTEGRRSKTNKAKTLATWATKELRKLKNQA; via the exons CCCACTTTCCTTGTGGAACTGTCCAGAGTGCTGGCAAATCCAGGAAACAGTCAGGTTGCCAGAGTTGCAGCTGGTCTACAAATCAAGAACTCTTTGACATCTAAAGATCCAGATATCAAGGCACAATATCAGCAGAGGTGGCTTGCAATTGATGCTAATGCCCGACGGGAAGTCAAGAATTAC GTTTTGCAGACTTTGGGCACAGAAACTTACCGGCCTAGTTCTGCCTCACAATGTGTGGCTGGTATTGCTTGTGCGGAGATCCCAGTGAACCAGTGGCCAGAGCTCATTCCTCAGCTGGTGGCCAATGTCACAAACCCCAACAGCACAGAGCACATGAAAGAGTCGACATTGGAAGCTATTGGTTACATTTGCCAAGATATA GACCCAGAGCAGCTACAGGATAAATCCAATGAGATTCTGACTGCCATAATCCAGGGGATGAGGAAAGAGGAGCCCAGTAATAATGTGAAGCTGGCGGCTACTAATGCACTCCTGAACTCATTGGAGTTCACCAAAGCAAACTTTGACAAAGAG TCCGAGAGGCACTTTATTATGCAGGTGGTCTGTGAAGCCACACAGTGTCCAGATACAAGG gtACGAGTGGCTGCCTTACAAAATCTGGTAAAGATAATGTCCTTATATTATCAGTACATGGAGACGTATATGGGTCCTGCTCTTTTTGCT atcACGATTGAAGCAATGAAAAGTGACATTGATGAGGTGGCCCTACAAGGGATAGAATTCTGGTCCAATGTGTGTGATGAGGAAATGGACTTGGCCATTGAGGCTTCTGAG GCAGCCGAACAAGGACGACCTCCTGAGCACACCAGCAAGTTTTATGCCAAGGGAGCACTCCAGTACCTGGTTCCCATCCTCACACAGACACTAACCAAACAG GACGAAAATGACGACGACGACGACTGGAACCCCTGCAAAGCAGCAGGCGTGTGCCTCATGCTTCTGGCCACCTGCTGTGAAGATGACATCGTCCCACATGTCCTCCCCTTCATTAAAGAACACATCAAGAACCCAGATTGGCGGTACCGGGATGCAGCAGTAATGGCTTTTGGCTGTATCTTGGAAGGACCAGAGCCCAATCAGCTCAAACCACTAGTTATACAG GCTATGCCCACCCTAATAGAATTAATGAAAGACCCCAGTGTAGTTGTTCGAGATACAACCGCGTGGACTGTGGGCCGAATTTGTGAACTGCTCCCTGAAGCTGCCATCAATGATGTCTACTTAACTCCCCTGCTACAGTGTCTGATTGAGGGCCTCAGTGCTGAACCCAGAGTGGCTTCAAATGTGTGCTGG GCTTTCTCCAGTCTGGCTGAAGCTGCTTATGAAGCTGCAGATGTGGCTGATGATCAGGAAGAACCAGCTACCTATTGCTTATCTTCTTCTTTTGAACTCATAGTTCAGAAGCTTCTAGAAACTACAGACAG ACCTGATGGACACCAGAACAACCTGAGGAGTTCTGCATATGAATCTCTGATGGAAATTGTGAAAAACAGTGCCAAGGATTGTTACCCTGCAGTTCAGAAGACTACTCTGGTTATCATGGAGCGACTGCAGCAGGTGCTCCAGATGGAG TCACATATCCAGAGCACATCGGATAGGATCCAGTTCAATGACCTTCAGTCTTTGCTCTGCGCAACTCTTCAG AATGTTCTCCGGAAAGTACAACATCAAGATGCTTTGCAGATCTCTGATGTGGTCATGGCCTCCCTGTTAAGGATGTTCCAAAGCACAGCTGGGTCTGGGGGAGTGCAAGAGGATGCCCTAATGGCAGTTAGCACACTGGTGGAAG TGTTGGGTGGTGAGTTCCTAAAGTACATGGAGGCCTTTAAACCCTTCCTGGGCATTGGATTGAAAAACTATGCTGAGTACCAG GTTTGTTTGGCAGCTGTGGGCTTAGTGGGAGACTTATGCCGTGCCCTGCAGTCCAACATCTTACCTTTCTGTGACGAGGTGATGCAGCTCCTCCTGGAGAACCTGGGG AATGAAAATGTCCACAGGTCTGTGAAGCCACAGATTCTGTCAGTGTTTGGTGATATTGCCCTTGCTATTGGTGgagagtttaaaaaatatctagAGGTCGTCTTGAATACTCTTCAGCAGGCCTCCCAAGCCCAGGTGGACAAG TCAGACTATGACATGGTGGATTACCTGAATGAGCTAAGGGAAGGCTGCTTGGAAGCCTACACCGGAATTGTCCAGGGACTGAAGGGAGACCAGGAGAACGTGCACC CGGATGTGATGCTGGTACAACCCAGAGTAGAATTTATTCTGTCTTTCATTGACCACATTGCTGGAGATGAGGATCATACAGATGGAGTAGTAGCTTGTGCTGCTGGACTGATAGG GGACTTGTGTACAGCATTTGGGAAGGACGTACTGAAATTAGTAGAAGCTAGGCCAATGATCCATGAACTGTTAACTGAAGGACGGAGATCGAAGACTAACAAAGCAAAAACCCTTGCTACATGGGCAACAAAAgaactgagaaaactgaagaacCAAGCTTG A